A genomic window from Scophthalmus maximus strain ysfricsl-2021 chromosome 17, ASM2237912v1, whole genome shotgun sequence includes:
- the polr3h gene encoding DNA-directed RNA polymerase III subunit RPC8, translated as MFVLVEMVDTVRIPPWNFQRQLNEAIAEELNKKLANKVVYNVGLCICLYDVTKLDDSYIFPGDGASHTKVHFRYVVFHPFLDEILVGKIKYCSQEGVHVTMGFFDDILIPPESLQQPAKFDEAEQVWLWEYETDEGAHDLYMDQGEEIRFRVTEEVFVDTSPTGPAAAATDTPAPPGQSTAPPAEESGEKKESPYTLIATICDPGLGLVSWWNS; from the exons ATGTTCGTGTTGGTGGAGATGGTCGACACCGTCAGGATCCCACCGTGGAACTTCCAGAGACAACTGAACGAGGCCATAGCCGAGGAGCTCAACAAGAAACTGGCCAACAAG GTGGTCTACAATGTTGGCCTCTGCATCTGCCTGTACGACGTCACTAAACTGGATGACTCCTACATTTTCCCCGGAGACGGAGCCTCACACACCAAAG ttCATTTCAGGTATGTTGTTTTTCACCCGTTCCTCGATGAGATCCTGGTCGGCAAGATCAAGTATTGCAGTCAGGAGGGAGTTCACG TGACGATGGGCTTCTTTGACGACATCCTCATTCCTCCAGAGTCACTTCAACAGCCTGCAAAGTT TGACGAAGCAGAGCAAGTTTGGCTTTGGGAGTACGAGACGGACGAGGGGGCCCACGACCTCTACATGGACCAGGGAGAGGAGATCCGTTTTCGGGTGACAGAGGAAGTCTTCGTGGACACGTCGCCGACGGGCCCGGCCGCCGCAGCAACAGACACGCCAGCTCCACCTGGACAGTCTACGGCGCCTCCGGCAGAGGAGAGCGGGGAGAAGAAAGAGTCGCCCTACACTCTGATT GCGACCATCTGTGATCCGGGCCTGGGGCTAGTGTCGTGGTGGAACAGTTAG
- the LOC118288643 gene encoding phosphomannomutase 1 — MEQPSGFSSDRNILCLFDVDGTLTRPREKIEPQLDEFFQTLRRKVKIGIVGGSDYSKIAEQLGEGDDVVHKFDYVFAENGTVQYKDGKLLSKHAIQNQIGEELLQDLINFCLSYMGLIKLPKKRGTFIEFRNGMINISPIGRSCSPEERIEFSELDKREKIREKFVAALKEEFAGKGLQFTKGGLISFDIFPEGWDKRLCLELLESEGLDAIYFFGNETTDGGNDYEIFNDPRTIGFTVFCPEDTARLCRELFFDSAPGDS, encoded by the exons atggaGCAACCGAGCGGCTTCTCGTCGGACCGAAACATCCTGTGCCTGTTTGACGTGGACGGCACCCTGACACGACCGAGAGAG AAAATCGAGCCGCAGCTGGACGAGTTCTTCCAGACTCTGAGGAGGAAAGTGAAGATCGGCATTGTGGGAGGGTCGGACTACTCCAAGATAGCAGAGCAGCTCGGGGAGGGGGATGATG TGGTACACAAGTTCGACTACGTGTTTGCTGAGAACGGGACAGTGCAGTACAAAGACGGGAAACTCCTCTCAAAACAC GCTATTCAGAACCAGATTGGAGAGGAGCTTCTGCAGGACCTGATCAACTTCTGCCTCAGCTACATGGGGCTCATCAAGCTGCCAAAGAAAAG GGGGACGTTCATCGAGTTCAGGAATGGAATGATCAACATTTCTCCCATCGGTCGGAGCTGCTCGCCGGAGGAGCGAATTGAATTCTCTGAATTGGACAAG agagagaagatcagGGAGAAATTTGTTGCTGCACTGAAAGAGGAGTTTGCCGGAAAGGGACTTCAGTTTACTAAAG GTGGCCTCATCAGCTTTGACATTTTCCCGGAGGGCTGGGACAAGAGACTGTGTCTAGAGCTGCTGGAGAGTGAGGGCCTGGACGCCATCTACTTCTTTGGCAACGAGACCACAGAC GGGGGGAACGACTATGAGATTTTCAACGACCCACGGACCATCGGCTTCACGGTCTTCTGTCCAGAAGACACGGCCCGGCTCTGTCGGGAGCTTTTCTTTGATTCCGCACCAGGCGACTCCTGA
- the csdc2b gene encoding cold shock domain-containing protein C2 → MADPSITSPSGTPLRSPNASLTLSFPFLREGSRVWEHGKEQPLPRDLPSPLPTKRTRTYSATVRANSGPVFKGVCKNFSRSQGHGFIRPSHGGEDVFVHISDIDGEYVPVEGDEVTYKVCRVPPKNLKVQAVDVKITHLNPGTKHETWSGQIISS, encoded by the exons ATGGCGGACCCCAGTATCACATCTCCTTCTGGGACTCCGCTGCGCTCCCCCAACGCCTCTCTCACCCTGTCCTTCCCCTTCCTGAGGGAGGGCAGCCGGGTGTGGGAGCACGGGAAGGAGCAACCGCTGCCACGGGATCTGCCCAGCCCACTGCCAACCAAGCGCACTCGCACCTATTCAGC TACAGTACGTGCTAACTCGGGTCCAGTGTTCAAGGGTGTATGTAAGAACTTCTCCAGGTCACAAGGTCACGGCTTCATACGGCCCTCCCACGGCGGCGAAGACGTCTTTGTTCACATCTCAGA CATCGACGGGGAGTATGTCCCAGTCGAGGGCGACGAGGTCACGTACAAAGTGTGCCGGGTCCCGCCCAAGAACCTGAAGGTGCAGGCCGTGGACGTGAAGATCACACATCTCAACCCGGGGACGAAACACGAGACCTGGTCTGGGCAGATCATCAGCTCATAG
- the LOC118288459 gene encoding aconitate hydratase, mitochondrial-like yields the protein MASYCLTVAKLRLALGTGARRFHVSAAFSARAKVSMSRFEPGSSINYERMHENITTVRRRLNRPLTLSEKIVYGHLDDPAGQEIDRGRTYLRLRPDRVAMQDATAQMAMLQFISSGLPKVAVPSTIHCDHLIEAQIGGPEDLQRAKEVNQEVYNFLATAAAKYGVGFWKPGSGIIHQIILENYAYPGVMLIGTDSHTPNGGGLGAICIGVGGADAVDVMAGIPWELKCPKVIGVKLTGALSGWTSPKDVILKVAGILTVKGGTGAIVEYHGPGVDSISCTGMATICNMGAEIGATTSVFPYNHRMRTYMEKTGRGEIASVADQFQDDLVPDKGCEYDQVIEINLSELKPHINGPFTPDLAHPVSEIGAIAKKSGWPLEVKVGLIGSCTNSSYEDMGRAASLAKQALDKGLKCKAQFTVTPGSEQIRATIERDGYAKILNDVGGIVLANACGPCIGQWDRKDVKKGEKNTIVTSFNRNFTARNDANPATHAFVTSPEIVTAMALAGTLDFNPETDFLTAPNGEKFKLEPPTGDELPSRDFDPGQDTYQHPPAESSSVRVDVSPSSNRLQLLEPFDSWHRKDLEDMRVLIKVKGKCTTDHISAAGPWLKFRGHLDNISNNLLIGAVNIENDAVNKVKNQLTGEYGGVPDVARHYKANGVNWVVVGDENYGEGSSREHAALEPRHLGGRAIIVKSFARIHETNLKKQGLLPLTFADPHDYDKIRPNDKISINGLKSLAPGKPLTAVIKHCDGSQESISLNHTFNETQIEWFQAGSALNRMKELM from the exons CTTGCCCTTGGAACCGGTGCGAGGCGATTTCACGTCTCTGCAGCCTTCAGCGCCAGAGCCAAGGTGTCCATGAGCCGCTTTGAACCGGGCTCCAGCATTAACTATGAGAGGATGCACGAGAACATCACCACTGTACGCAGGAG GCTCAACAGGCCTCTCACTCTGTCGGAGAAGATCGTGTACGGTCACCTGGACGATCCTGCGGGGCAGGAGATTGACCGCGGCCGCACATATCTGCGCCTGCGTCCAGACCGCGTGGCAATGCAGGATGCTACTGCTCAAATGGCAATGCTTCAGTTCATCAGCAGCGGTCTGCCAAAGGTGGCTGTTCCCTCAACCATCCACTGTGATCACCTAATCGAAGCTCAGATCGGAGGGCCTGAGGACCTGCAGAGGGCTAAG gaagtgaaccaGGAGGTGTACAACTTCCTTGCAACTGCTGCAGCCAAATATGGAGTCGGCTTCTGGAAACCAGGCTCAGGGATCATCCATCAG ATCATCTTGGAGAACTATGCCTATCCTGGAGTGATGCTGATTGGCACGGACTCCCACACTCCCAACGGTGGTGGTCTGGGTGCCATATGTATTGGAGTGGGTGGAGCTGATGCCGTGGATGTCATGGCTGGAATCCCTTGGGAGCTCAAGTGTCCCAAA GTGATCGGAGTGAAGCTGACGGGAGCCCTCTCTGGATGGACATCTCCGAAGGACGTCATTCTGAAGGTGGCTGGCATCCTGACTGTGAAGGGCGGCACTGGAGCCATCGTTGAGTATCACGGTCCTGGAGTTGACTCAATCTCCTGCACTG GAATGGCCACCATCTGTAACATGGGTGCTGAAATCGGGGCCACCACATCTGTTTTCCCGTACAACCACCGCATGAGGACATACATGGAGAAAACCGGCCGTGGAG aGATCGCCTCTGTGGCTGATCAGTTCCAAGACGACTTGGTCCCAGATAAGGGCTGTGAATACGACCAGGTCATTGAGATTAACCTGAGTGAG TTGAAGCCCCACATCAACGGACCCTTCACTCCTGACCTGGCCCACCCTGTGTCTGAGATCGGGGCCATAGCCAAGAAGAGCGGCTGGCCCCTGGAGGTTAAAGTTG GTCTGATTGGCAGCTGCACCAACTCCAGTTACGAGGACATGGGCAGAGCGGCCTCTCTGGCTAAGCAGGCTCTGGATAAAGGTCTGAAGTGCAAGGCTCAGTTCACAGTCACCCCTGGTTCTGAACAGATCCGTGCCACTATCGAGAGGGACGGTTAT GCCAAGATCCTGAATGATGTTGGCGGAATCGTACTCGCCAATGCTTGTGGACCCTGCATTGGACAGTGGGACAG gaaGGACGTGAAAAAAGGCGAGAAGAATACTATCGTCACGTCCTTCAACAGGAACTTCACCGCCAGGAATGATGCTAACCCAGCTACTCACGCTTTTGTCACTTCTCCTGAG ATTGTCACTGCTATGGCCCTCGCTGGGACCCTCGACTTCAACCCAGAGACTGACTTTTTAACCGCTCCTAATGGAGAGAAATTCAAGCTGGAACCTCCCACTGGTGACGAGCTCCCCTCCAGAGACTTCGACCCGGGCCAGGACACCTACCAGCACCCCCCAGCTGAGAGCAGCTCCGTCAGg GTGGACGTGAGCCCCTCCAGCAACCGTCTGCAGCTTCTGGAGCCCTTTGACAGTTGGCATAGAAAAGACCTGGAGGACATGAGGGTCCTCATCAAG GTGAAGGGAAAGTGCACCACTGACCACATCAGTGCTGCCGGGCCCTGGCTGAAATTCCGTGGTCACCTGGACAACATTTCTAACAATCTGCTGATCGGTGCCGTCAACATTGAGAACGATGCCGTCAACAAGGTCAAGAACCAACTGACAGGAGAGTACGGAGGTGTGCCGGATGTGGCCCGCCACTACAAG GCCAATGGAGTGAACTGGGTTGTGGTTGGAGACGAGAACTATGGAGAAGGCTCCAGCAGGGAGCATGCTGCCCTGGAGCCACGGCACCTGGGAGGACGCGCCATCATCGTCAAGAGCTTTGCCAGAATCCACG aGACTAACCTGAAGAAGCAGGGCCTGCTTCCTCTGACCTTTGCCGACCCCCATGACTATGACAAAATTCGCCCCAATGACAAGATTTCAATCAATGGCCTCAAATCCTTAGCCCCCGGCAAG CCCCTGACAGCAGTGATCAAGCACTGCGATGGCAGCCAGGAGTCCATCTCTCTAAACCACACCTTCAATGAGACACAGATTGAGTGGTTCCAGGCCGGCTCCGCCCTCAACAGGATGAAGGAGCTTATGTAG